Proteins encoded within one genomic window of Candidatus Zixiibacteriota bacterium:
- a CDS encoding ROK family protein produces the protein MSKRAYAGIDIGGTNVKFGLIDRNGQVIHREQRPTMAEKGPVPLLHLITNIAERILYYAAEEEYTVDHVGVGSPGAVDFKTGTVIGPCPNIEGWTGTKIAETLSERINLPVYVDNDANAMALAESKFGAAIGANSVVCATVGTGIGGGIILNGKVWRGATGSAAEVGHVPISMDGPLCACGSRGCVEAYCSSRAIIERTRSKLKKNLSPVFNEILNGDIDSINIKKLFAAARKQDETALEVLSETAYYLGIGLAGVVNLLNPEIVVIGGGIADGGGGFVEMVAAVIKERAWDSATRELRVARARLGNDAGFIGAAVLGESG, from the coding sequence ATGTCCAAACGCGCTTATGCCGGTATCGATATCGGCGGGACCAATGTTAAATTTGGTTTAATAGACCGCAACGGTCAGGTGATTCACCGTGAGCAGCGGCCAACCATGGCCGAAAAGGGACCTGTTCCCCTTCTCCATCTCATCACGAACATAGCAGAGCGCATTCTCTATTACGCTGCCGAGGAAGAATACACGGTTGACCATGTGGGAGTGGGTTCACCGGGAGCAGTGGATTTCAAAACCGGAACGGTAATTGGCCCCTGTCCCAACATTGAGGGCTGGACCGGTACAAAAATCGCCGAGACCCTTTCGGAACGTATCAACCTGCCGGTTTATGTCGACAACGACGCCAACGCCATGGCTCTGGCCGAATCTAAATTCGGAGCGGCGATCGGAGCCAACTCCGTTGTCTGCGCCACGGTCGGCACCGGGATCGGCGGCGGTATTATCCTGAACGGCAAGGTCTGGCGCGGTGCAACCGGTTCCGCCGCCGAGGTGGGTCATGTCCCCATCTCCATGGATGGTCCTCTCTGTGCCTGCGGCTCCCGGGGTTGTGTCGAAGCGTATTGTTCTAGCCGAGCGATCATCGAACGAACCCGTTCCAAACTCAAAAAGAATCTCTCACCGGTTTTCAATGAGATTCTCAACGGGGATATCGATTCGATTAACATCAAAAAGCTATTTGCCGCAGCTCGGAAACAGGACGAAACCGCCCTTGAGGTTCTCAGCGAAACAGCCTACTATCTTGGTATTGGTTTGGCCGGAGTTGTGAACCTTTTAAACCCCGAGATCGTAGTAATAGGGGGTGGAATTGCGGATGGCGGCGGCGGATTCGTGGAAATGGTCGCAGCCGTGATTAAGGAACGCGCTTGGGATTCGGCCACCCGGGAACTGCGCGTGGCGCGGGCTCGACTCGGCAATGATGCCGGCTTTATCGGAGCGGCTGTCCTGGGTGAATCCGGATGA
- a CDS encoding C1 family peptidase encodes MRSIAIVLTAALLALAVGSVFAGDKPGGINDKLIEGYKQQAASMPGLKTQINAVTNNSIKSLALDRDKVIEHDRIIAFKLKSNGITNQQASGRCWMFAGLNVITPPILDKLDIESFELSQPYLSFYDKLEKANYYLEEIIRLRDRSLDDRELSLDLEYAFGDGGWFPNFSGLIKKYGIVPLSAMPETKQSSSTGRLNALTTSLLRGFASELRRMNTEGKNEKQLRSRKEEMLADVYKMLVLNYGQPPEEFVFRYKQPDPKKDDKNGEDAEDTDSVTVEESNDTEAEGDEETTEDKDDKKDEDKKDVYISETHTPQSFYDKYVAESIKDYILISNCPTQDYERLFLLEGSRNIWDDSDVTVLNMPIEKLMDYTHKSLLDSQAVWFACDVDKDNYGDSGIFRAGIYNYNDVFDLDFSLTKAEMIDFWDISPNHAMTFMGFDTSDTEQPTKWLVENSWGAKAGQGGNWYMYNDWFKEYVLIVVIDKALLSDEDRALLDQKPIRIKPWEPFFLSARNLD; translated from the coding sequence TTGAGATCAATCGCCATCGTACTGACCGCAGCCTTATTGGCACTCGCCGTCGGTTCCGTTTTCGCAGGGGACAAACCGGGGGGAATCAACGACAAACTGATTGAGGGATACAAACAACAAGCCGCATCCATGCCGGGCTTGAAAACCCAGATTAACGCCGTTACCAACAACTCGATCAAGTCGTTGGCGCTAGACCGCGATAAAGTAATCGAACACGACCGCATCATAGCTTTCAAGCTCAAGTCCAACGGCATCACCAATCAGCAAGCCTCGGGTCGCTGCTGGATGTTCGCCGGACTTAACGTTATTACCCCTCCGATCCTCGATAAGCTCGACATCGAATCGTTCGAGCTTTCACAACCGTACCTCTCGTTCTACGATAAGCTCGAAAAGGCCAACTATTACCTTGAAGAGATTATCCGCCTGCGTGACCGGTCTTTGGATGATCGCGAGTTATCTCTCGATTTGGAGTATGCCTTTGGCGACGGTGGCTGGTTTCCAAATTTCTCAGGATTAATAAAGAAGTACGGGATCGTACCGCTTTCAGCCATGCCGGAAACGAAACAATCCTCCTCCACCGGAAGACTAAACGCCCTGACTACCTCTCTTCTGCGCGGTTTCGCTTCGGAACTTCGCCGGATGAACACCGAAGGTAAAAACGAGAAGCAACTCCGCTCCCGCAAAGAAGAAATGCTGGCTGATGTTTATAAGATGCTCGTTCTCAATTATGGTCAACCACCGGAGGAATTCGTTTTCCGCTACAAACAACCGGACCCCAAAAAGGATGATAAAAACGGAGAAGACGCTGAGGATACCGATTCCGTGACAGTCGAGGAGAGCAACGATACCGAAGCTGAAGGAGACGAAGAGACCACAGAGGACAAAGACGACAAAAAGGATGAGGATAAGAAGGATGTATACATCTCTGAAACTCATACCCCGCAGTCGTTCTACGACAAATATGTCGCGGAATCCATAAAAGACTATATTCTGATCTCCAACTGTCCCACCCAGGACTATGAACGGCTGTTTCTGCTTGAAGGAAGCCGTAATATCTGGGACGACAGTGACGTTACGGTTTTAAACATGCCGATCGAAAAACTCATGGATTACACCCATAAATCTCTTCTGGACAGCCAGGCAGTTTGGTTCGCCTGCGATGTCGACAAAGATAATTACGGCGACAGCGGCATTTTCAGAGCCGGCATCTATAACTATAACGATGTTTTTGATCTGGATTTCTCGCTGACTAAAGCCGAAATGATCGACTTCTGGGACATCTCCCCCAACCACGCCATGACCTTCATGGGCTTCGACACCTCCGACACCGAACAACCCACCAAATGGCTTGTCGAAAACAGTTGGGGCGCCAAAGCCGGACAAGGAGGCAATTGGTATATGTACAACGACTGGTTCAAGGAGTACGTCTTGATAGTCGTCATCGACAAGGCCCTCCTTTCCGATGAGGACCGCGCCCTGCTGGATCAGAAACCGATCCGGATCAAACCTTGGGAACCATTCTTTTTGTCCGCAAGAAATCTGGACTAG
- the hisS gene encoding histidine--tRNA ligase — protein sequence MGKDKKKSQKVKPQLCKGFKDYTPEEQIAREAMLTKIREVYERHGFLPFRTASVELAETLLGSHYNQDSLKELFGFEGPEETDMSLRYEFTLSLARFVAGNPDLPLPFRGYQYGTVWRVDKPGPGRYREFMQCDMDIVGTSNLLADAEIIQTMVETLTHLGVKRFKVRFSSRRILNGLVEYAGIPAERGPEVMRVIDKLEKQGREAVLLELGPGRTDQSGDVIPGLHLEDGQIKEIDKFLSIAGEGDEDPLYEVEKLLGHIEESKAGIEDLRQILSLLHEMKVDPTRYGVDLTIVRGLGYYTGPVFETTLLDLPEYGSVFSGGRYDNLVDRFLNRSIPAVGTSIGVDRLLAALIELKAIELKQSTSRVLVTVMDRERLPDYLEILRELRKAGIPAEIFEGDTKNLTKQIKYGDKVGIPFAVIAGSEEFEAGTITVKNLEAGREKARVTDDREEWLKAEDIQETIPRAKLLEWVRNSQ from the coding sequence ATGGGCAAAGACAAGAAAAAAAGCCAGAAGGTAAAACCCCAGCTTTGTAAGGGGTTCAAAGACTACACTCCCGAAGAACAAATAGCCCGCGAGGCGATGTTGACCAAAATTCGCGAGGTTTACGAACGGCATGGGTTTCTTCCGTTCCGAACCGCCTCGGTGGAATTGGCCGAGACATTGCTCGGGTCGCATTACAATCAGGACTCGTTGAAAGAGTTGTTCGGTTTCGAAGGCCCCGAAGAAACCGATATGTCTTTGCGCTACGAGTTCACCTTGTCGCTCGCTCGGTTCGTAGCCGGCAATCCGGACCTGCCGCTCCCCTTTAGAGGTTATCAATACGGCACGGTCTGGCGTGTCGATAAACCCGGTCCGGGACGTTATCGTGAGTTCATGCAATGCGACATGGATATCGTGGGGACCTCGAACCTGCTCGCCGATGCCGAGATTATCCAGACCATGGTTGAGACCCTGACCCATCTTGGCGTCAAGCGATTCAAGGTCCGTTTTTCGAGTCGTCGCATCCTCAACGGTCTGGTCGAATACGCCGGGATTCCGGCCGAGCGCGGTCCGGAAGTCATGCGGGTGATCGACAAGCTCGAAAAACAGGGACGCGAGGCAGTCCTGCTCGAGTTGGGACCGGGACGCACCGACCAGTCGGGCGATGTAATCCCGGGGTTGCATTTGGAAGACGGTCAGATCAAAGAGATTGACAAGTTTCTTTCTATCGCCGGTGAAGGTGACGAAGACCCGCTGTACGAGGTCGAAAAGCTCCTCGGACATATTGAGGAATCAAAGGCCGGTATCGAGGATTTGCGTCAGATTTTGTCGCTGCTGCACGAGATGAAGGTTGATCCAACCAGGTACGGCGTGGACCTGACCATCGTCCGAGGTCTGGGGTATTACACCGGACCGGTGTTCGAGACTACTCTGCTCGATTTGCCGGAGTACGGCTCGGTCTTTTCGGGCGGCCGTTACGACAATCTCGTCGATCGGTTCCTGAATCGGTCTATCCCGGCGGTGGGCACCTCGATCGGTGTCGATCGACTGCTGGCGGCGTTGATCGAGCTGAAGGCGATTGAGTTGAAACAGTCTACTTCACGCGTGCTGGTCACCGTCATGGACCGCGAACGTCTCCCCGATTATCTCGAAATTCTGCGTGAGTTGCGCAAGGCGGGTATCCCGGCCGAGATATTTGAGGGTGACACGAAAAATCTCACCAAACAGATCAAGTACGGCGATAAAGTCGGCATCCCGTTCGCGGTGATTGCCGGCTCCGAGGAATTCGAAGCCGGCACGATTACGGTCAAGAATTTGGAGGCCGGGCGCGAGAAAGCCCGTGTCACCGACGACCGCGAGGAATGGCTCAAGGCCGAAGATATCCAAGAGACCATCCCCAGAGCGAAGCTGTTGGAGTGGGTGCGAAACTCTCAATAA
- a CDS encoding GWxTD domain-containing protein — protein sequence MRFIKSQIILIALLVGCFFITTGNAQVDSFDRLEAPSRVGLLMDYCSFMAGHPDTLRLEVYYQYYNYLLSWEEYAGQYRAEFDITIRVKDDDGRQVQEFTEEKQLTAENKRRTRSGSDFRTNQVNFILPKGKYEIDLILHDQIADVSHKQEMKVNLREYKLNRPRISDIELITAIGQAGENPLPFDKGRFTIIPSLTREFGDEGNSRVLFYFEVYAGEKEEHKEVLVETAIRRRYGALLYRDSATEKVDESFLRQVREVSIADLTPGEYAVEIRLRDTTKKNRELDSEEHSFYVVWSLASLLRNDIKEAVRLLELISEPHELDSLEKASTYEERARLMDKFWKGRDPTPGTAENEIKLEFFRRIQVANRNFAFMGQPGWATDRGIIYVKHGEPDQVDDYPLMPSRMPYQEWHYYRGNQYLKFTFVDRNGDGDYRLVYPYDGLNQEPDF from the coding sequence ATGCGGTTCATTAAGTCACAAATAATCCTTATCGCTTTGTTGGTCGGTTGCTTTTTCATCACGACCGGCAACGCACAGGTCGATTCGTTCGATCGCCTTGAAGCGCCGTCCAGAGTGGGCTTGCTCATGGATTACTGTAGTTTCATGGCCGGACATCCTGACACGCTGCGTCTCGAGGTATACTACCAATACTATAACTACCTTCTGTCCTGGGAGGAGTATGCCGGTCAGTACCGAGCTGAGTTCGATATAACTATTCGGGTTAAGGACGATGACGGTCGTCAGGTTCAGGAATTTACCGAAGAGAAGCAGCTAACGGCTGAAAACAAAAGACGAACTCGTTCCGGATCGGATTTTCGCACCAACCAGGTAAATTTCATCCTACCGAAGGGCAAGTACGAAATAGACCTGATCCTGCATGACCAAATTGCGGATGTCTCGCATAAGCAGGAGATGAAGGTCAATCTCCGGGAGTATAAACTAAATCGCCCCAGAATTTCAGATATTGAATTGATTACCGCTATCGGCCAGGCGGGGGAGAATCCGTTGCCGTTCGATAAGGGGCGATTTACGATTATTCCATCTCTTACCAGAGAATTCGGTGATGAAGGAAACAGCCGAGTGTTGTTCTACTTCGAGGTGTACGCCGGTGAAAAGGAAGAGCACAAGGAAGTACTGGTAGAGACGGCTATCAGGCGCCGTTATGGAGCGTTGTTGTATCGTGACTCAGCCACGGAGAAAGTAGACGAGTCGTTTCTGCGCCAGGTGCGCGAAGTTTCCATCGCCGATTTAACCCCCGGTGAATACGCGGTAGAAATCCGTCTGAGGGATACAACGAAGAAGAATCGTGAGCTTGACAGTGAGGAACATAGTTTCTACGTCGTTTGGTCGCTCGCGAGTCTTCTGCGTAACGATATAAAAGAAGCCGTGCGTCTGTTGGAACTCATATCCGAACCACATGAGTTGGACTCACTGGAAAAGGCGAGTACATACGAAGAGCGTGCTCGTTTGATGGACAAGTTCTGGAAAGGGCGAGATCCGACTCCGGGGACGGCTGAAAATGAGATTAAACTGGAGTTCTTCCGACGCATCCAGGTAGCCAACCGTAATTTCGCCTTTATGGGGCAACCGGGCTGGGCCACCGACCGTGGAATCATTTACGTAAAACACGGAGAACCGGACCAGGTCGATGACTATCCGCTTATGCCGTCCCGAATGCCTTATCAGGAATGGCACTATTATCGAGGAAATCAATATCTGAAGTTCACATTTGTCGATCGAAACGGAGACGGTGACTACCGGCTCGTTTATCCCTATGACGGGTTGAATCAGGAACCGGATTTTTAG
- a CDS encoding DUF1573 domain-containing protein, with protein sequence MKLALAVTLLLLLATSVLAGPEFEIANKIFDFGTVSQNSHVVHYFWFKSTGDDTVKIERIVTGCHCTLADYDHDVLPPGDSMLVGISWDLDRRIGFTSQYPRVYHNAPHSPTSMTIKALAVQAADTARPVSAKPYKAELSVAEPIVVDSVMIKLHNYLDHLLTVTQISRDVAWCYVDLPDTIPANGDAWIKVKVKPEYAEEDFVASVTFSMAKVKSSSDKDKPTIMTIPIRRKHYN encoded by the coding sequence ATGAAACTTGCTTTAGCCGTCACCTTGTTATTGCTCCTGGCAACATCGGTCCTGGCCGGTCCGGAGTTTGAGATAGCGAATAAAATTTTCGATTTCGGGACGGTATCACAGAATTCGCATGTTGTGCACTACTTTTGGTTCAAGTCGACCGGAGACGATACGGTGAAGATTGAGCGAATTGTAACCGGCTGTCATTGTACTCTGGCGGATTACGATCATGATGTCCTCCCCCCCGGTGATTCCATGCTGGTTGGAATTTCATGGGATCTTGATCGTCGTATCGGCTTTACAAGTCAGTACCCCCGCGTTTACCATAACGCTCCCCATAGTCCGACATCAATGACCATTAAAGCCCTTGCGGTACAAGCCGCTGACACGGCCCGACCGGTATCGGCTAAACCCTATAAAGCAGAATTATCCGTGGCAGAACCCATTGTAGTCGATTCGGTCATGATAAAACTACACAATTACCTCGACCATCTCCTGACAGTAACACAGATTTCCAGGGATGTCGCCTGGTGTTATGTAGATCTGCCGGATACCATCCCTGCCAATGGCGATGCCTGGATCAAGGTCAAGGTCAAGCCGGAGTATGCCGAAGAGGATTTTGTGGCCTCGGTAACATTCTCCATGGCGAAGGTGAAATCTAGCTCGGACAAGGATAAACCGACCATTATGACCATTCCGATACGGAGAAAGCATTATAACTAA
- a CDS encoding FAD-binding oxidoreductase — translation MTEDLLKQLEDIYAPDQRSTRADQLEVVSHDESTLAPVKPLVVVWPSNPEQIQRTILLCREYKIPVTTRGAGSALEGSTIPSEGGLVLDVSRMTEIEQLWPDDLQVAVQPGIIYDDLNRMLKNDALFFPPAPGGSGDVATIGGMISTNASGIYSVKYGGTRDYILKLKVVTGAGDIMDIGSRAIKRSSGYNLVDLICGSEGTLGVVCSATLRLAGLPEGRLQTAFSFENDVAAARAVSEMCRYGLDLAAVEFLDRALVQALNALKDYNLEEKPCLFLEFHGPDATLTANNELAAEVCAEQGGQPLTLGERQNPWEIRHYATDAIKHRRPGYSIVRNDVAFPISCLPEMVEFCHHLGEEAGLLIHTFGHVGMGLLHALILARSDNNEEWKKAHELSDRIIRRTVELDGTVSGEHGIGLGHKNLFGLEHGESVKLMRRIKAQFDPDNILNPGKIFDM, via the coding sequence ATGACCGAAGATTTACTGAAACAACTTGAAGATATTTATGCCCCCGATCAGCGTTCGACTCGGGCCGACCAGTTAGAGGTTGTCTCTCATGATGAATCCACCCTCGCTCCCGTAAAGCCGTTGGTGGTAGTCTGGCCGAGCAATCCCGAACAGATTCAACGTACGATCCTCCTTTGCCGGGAATATAAAATCCCGGTCACCACCCGTGGAGCCGGATCTGCCCTGGAGGGTTCTACGATCCCCTCCGAAGGTGGCCTTGTGCTTGATGTCAGTCGCATGACAGAGATCGAGCAACTATGGCCTGACGATTTACAAGTCGCTGTACAACCGGGCATTATCTACGATGACTTAAACCGTATGTTGAAGAACGACGCCTTATTCTTCCCCCCTGCTCCAGGTGGTTCAGGCGATGTTGCCACGATCGGCGGCATGATCTCCACTAATGCTTCCGGTATTTACTCGGTCAAATACGGCGGTACTCGTGACTACATCCTGAAACTCAAAGTAGTCACCGGCGCCGGTGATATCATGGATATTGGTAGCCGGGCGATCAAACGATCCTCCGGCTATAATCTAGTTGACCTGATCTGCGGCTCGGAAGGAACCCTGGGGGTTGTCTGTTCGGCTACTCTGCGCCTGGCCGGCCTCCCGGAGGGCCGCCTTCAGACTGCATTCAGCTTCGAAAATGATGTCGCAGCCGCCAGAGCGGTTTCGGAAATGTGTCGGTACGGACTTGATTTAGCAGCCGTCGAGTTCTTAGACAGAGCACTTGTTCAAGCCCTCAACGCATTAAAAGATTATAACTTAGAAGAAAAACCTTGTCTGTTCCTTGAATTCCACGGGCCCGACGCCACGCTCACCGCGAACAACGAACTTGCAGCCGAGGTCTGCGCCGAACAGGGTGGTCAGCCGCTCACTCTTGGAGAGAGGCAGAATCCGTGGGAAATCAGACACTACGCGACCGATGCCATCAAACATCGGCGTCCGGGCTACTCGATCGTGCGTAACGATGTTGCCTTCCCTATCTCCTGTTTACCGGAAATGGTCGAATTCTGCCACCATTTAGGGGAGGAAGCAGGTCTGTTAATCCATACTTTTGGTCATGTCGGAATGGGACTCCTGCATGCGTTGATCCTGGCCAGATCCGACAACAACGAGGAATGGAAAAAAGCTCACGAGTTGAGCGACAGAATCATCCGACGTACGGTTGAACTGGACGGCACTGTTTCGGGAGAACACGGCATAGGCCTTGGGCACAAAAACCTGTTCGGTCTTGAACACGGCGAGTCGGTTAAGCTCATGCGCCGGATTAAGGCTCAGTTTGACCCCGATAATATCCTTAATCCCGGTAAAATTTTCGATATGTAG
- a CDS encoding GWxTD domain-containing protein, producing the protein MRYIWLAVVIGVMTTMAVMAEDDPNKMTVYAGATAYPNPNLDSVVLVEFPFSIKRHELEFFHTEEDKDQLESRVLALVRIANPMGQAIDSAYTYFSVRVNSTEEAKIEGIRLFNKINMLLPPGTYSARVTVIDAVSRRKGDYLIDYIYVPPPKTTVTIGGPQWAYSIHYVGDSTSNLNPRLIKNGYEVIPNPKSIYGTDDTTAYVYAEVYGLTVPEADSGRYLLQLTVLDEDREVYRELGGRSGAKPGASLVITEPIDISDWPDALYWLRLSVLDMDNNRADTTVSPFRIVSPEKLLAAYNEEPSFGAYDRLLPEERIRSANYLLTPDQKRTLNNLSWVGKRNFMDQFWTERERGQGPDEMPMREQMAERYLYCNQYFSTNPEMDDGWLSSRGRIYMIYGQYDDLVDVQAPQVADPYQIWYYYDIEQGHYFIFEDPYGDGDYKLVHSNVTTEVHSDEWEQWISEGTIDVQGY; encoded by the coding sequence ATGCGATACATTTGGTTGGCTGTCGTGATCGGCGTGATGACTACGATGGCGGTTATGGCTGAAGATGATCCCAACAAGATGACTGTTTATGCGGGAGCTACAGCCTATCCCAATCCCAATCTGGATTCGGTGGTGTTGGTTGAGTTCCCTTTCTCGATCAAGCGGCACGAGTTGGAGTTTTTCCACACGGAAGAGGATAAGGACCAACTGGAATCAAGGGTTCTGGCACTGGTTAGAATCGCCAATCCCATGGGGCAGGCAATAGATTCCGCGTATACTTACTTCTCGGTTCGCGTGAACAGCACGGAAGAGGCGAAGATAGAAGGAATTCGTCTGTTCAATAAGATCAACATGCTGCTTCCACCGGGGACCTACTCCGCCAGAGTAACCGTGATTGACGCCGTCAGCCGACGTAAAGGCGACTACCTGATTGACTATATCTATGTCCCCCCGCCGAAGACCACGGTGACTATCGGGGGACCGCAATGGGCTTACAGTATTCATTACGTTGGGGATTCCACCTCGAATCTCAATCCGCGCCTGATTAAGAATGGTTATGAAGTGATACCCAATCCGAAGTCGATTTACGGTACGGACGATACTACTGCTTATGTCTACGCTGAAGTTTACGGTTTGACCGTCCCTGAAGCGGATTCCGGTCGTTATTTGCTGCAGTTAACCGTTCTGGACGAGGATCGTGAGGTTTACCGTGAGTTGGGAGGGCGGTCCGGTGCTAAGCCGGGTGCTTCTCTGGTTATCACCGAACCGATTGATATCTCCGACTGGCCCGATGCCCTGTACTGGCTTCGCTTGAGTGTACTCGATATGGATAACAACCGGGCTGATACCACTGTTTCACCATTCCGTATCGTGTCGCCCGAGAAACTCCTGGCCGCTTACAATGAGGAGCCAAGCTTCGGTGCTTATGATCGTCTGCTGCCCGAGGAACGGATTAGATCGGCTAATTATCTGTTGACACCGGATCAGAAAAGAACTTTGAACAATCTTTCCTGGGTAGGCAAACGGAATTTTATGGACCAATTCTGGACCGAACGGGAACGTGGTCAGGGACCGGATGAAATGCCGATGCGAGAGCAGATGGCCGAGCGCTATTTATACTGCAATCAGTACTTCTCAACCAATCCGGAGATGGATGACGGCTGGTTGTCGAGCCGGGGGAGAATTTACATGATTTATGGCCAGTATGATGATCTGGTCGATGTCCAGGCTCCCCAGGTAGCTGATCCTTATCAGATCTGGTATTACTACGATATCGAGCAAGGACATTATTTCATTTTCGAAGATCCCTACGGCGATGGAGACTACAAGCTCGTTCATTCCAATGTAACTACCGAGGTACATAGCGATGAATGGGAGCAATGGATCAGCGAAGGAACAATTGACGTCCAGGGTTATTGA
- a CDS encoding ABC transporter permease: MLLTPTEIKDAIEMALDSLRMNKLRSGLTILGVMIGVASVIGLASIIDGLNGAMEEEIESMGSTTIIYIDRFAPGTDWDDLTEEERNRPFLTAGEAKMIKEACPAVDGVAPQNHYWASGGNVIKYKNQKVSNTRYLGTWPDYQRVLDRSIQSGRFISEVDIEFRASVVVLGDKVAQNLFEDEAPVGKEVRINSNPFQVIGVLEHVESNFDEDSQNNVMIIPLSTFEKIHPWDEALTLTVKAASREQIEEAKEQIISALRIYRSVPFNKDNNFALSTQDTFKEQIENITKYIYIAMIVITSVGLMVGGIGVMNIMLVSVTERTREIGVRKAIGAKRSNILLQFLTEAMTLSGAGGVIGILFGIILGLSINAWAGFPISVSLFWIVTGFVVSVSVGLVSGVYPAFKAARLDPIEALRYE, from the coding sequence ATGCTGCTGACTCCAACCGAGATAAAAGATGCAATCGAGATGGCGCTCGACTCTCTGCGGATGAACAAATTGCGCTCGGGATTAACTATCCTGGGTGTTATGATCGGAGTCGCATCGGTTATCGGGCTTGCTTCGATCATTGACGGATTGAACGGCGCTATGGAAGAAGAGATCGAGTCGATGGGCTCGACTACGATTATTTACATCGATCGCTTCGCACCGGGGACCGACTGGGATGATCTTACCGAAGAAGAGCGCAACCGACCTTTTCTCACGGCCGGTGAAGCGAAAATGATAAAAGAAGCCTGTCCCGCGGTGGACGGTGTCGCCCCTCAGAACCACTACTGGGCTTCGGGCGGCAATGTAATCAAATACAAGAACCAGAAGGTTTCCAACACCCGCTATCTGGGAACCTGGCCCGATTATCAGCGGGTTTTGGACAGGTCAATACAATCCGGTCGCTTTATCTCTGAAGTTGATATTGAATTCCGGGCATCAGTGGTCGTGTTGGGTGACAAAGTGGCGCAGAACCTCTTCGAAGATGAAGCTCCCGTAGGTAAAGAGGTTCGTATCAACAGCAATCCGTTCCAGGTAATCGGTGTCCTGGAACATGTCGAGTCGAATTTCGATGAAGACAGCCAGAACAATGTGATGATCATACCGCTCAGTACCTTCGAAAAAATTCACCCCTGGGATGAAGCCCTGACGCTGACGGTTAAGGCCGCTTCGCGAGAACAGATTGAGGAAGCTAAAGAGCAGATCATCAGCGCACTGCGAATCTATCGAAGCGTACCTTTCAACAAGGACAACAACTTCGCTCTTTCAACGCAGGATACTTTCAAAGAGCAGATTGAGAACATAACGAAGTACATTTACATAGCCATGATTGTGATTACTTCGGTCGGTCTGATGGTGGGTGGTATCGGGGTAATGAACATCATGCTGGTATCGGTAACCGAGCGTACTCGCGAGATCGGTGTCCGTAAAGCTATCGGAGCCAAGCGCTCCAACATCCTGTTGCAATTTTTGACCGAGGCCATGACGTTGTCCGGCGCCGGTGGAGTAATCGGGATACTGTTTGGTATTATCCTGGGACTGAGCATTAACGCCTGGGCCGGTTTCCCGATCTCGGTGTCGCTTTTCTGGATCGTAACCGGCTTTGTGGTATCAGTCTCGGTCGGTTTGGTATCAGGAGTGTATCCGGCCTTTAAGGCGGCTCGACTGGATCCCATCGAAGCCCTTCGCTACGAATGA